From a region of the Candidatus Sysuiplasma jiujiangense genome:
- a CDS encoding adenosylhomocysteinase, whose product MPGSGGSTDKDILEKGIRRIEWAKTHMDVLSLTSRRIAERGMLKGLKIAMALHVEAKTACLALALREAGAEVRLASCNPLSTDDSVSLALNGHFGLETHARKGETGEEYYSNLNSVLDIRPDILIDDGADLIAMVHTGRKELLGKIIGGNEETTTGVVRLKAMANEGKLRFPVLAVNDSYMKYLFDNRYGTGQSSFDGIMNATNLLLAGKRTVVAGYGWCGRGIAQRARGMGAIVTVTEIDPVKAVEANMDGFEVSSMDRAIANADFVITATGCRDVVTYDHMLKAKSGCILSNAGHFNLEIDVEALRKKSSGKQVREYVEEHTLENGKKINLLADGRLVNLVAGQGHPAEIMDLSFSLQARGAEFLAENRGRMEPGVHVLPREVDAELARMKLRALGIGIDSLTEVQKNYLSSWTMGT is encoded by the coding sequence ATGCCCGGTTCTGGTGGTTCAACGGATAAGGATATTCTCGAGAAGGGAATCAGGCGGATCGAATGGGCTAAAACGCATATGGACGTCCTTTCTCTGACTTCCAGGCGAATAGCAGAAAGGGGTATGCTTAAAGGTCTGAAGATCGCGATGGCCCTTCATGTCGAAGCTAAAACTGCATGCCTTGCCCTGGCGCTTAGAGAGGCCGGTGCTGAAGTAAGGCTTGCCAGCTGCAATCCGCTGTCCACGGACGATTCTGTGTCTTTAGCCCTGAACGGGCATTTCGGTCTCGAAACGCATGCCAGAAAGGGTGAAACCGGTGAAGAGTATTATTCCAATCTGAACTCCGTGCTGGACATTAGACCAGATATACTCATTGATGACGGAGCGGATTTGATAGCGATGGTGCATACGGGAAGAAAGGAACTGCTTGGAAAAATCATCGGAGGGAATGAGGAGACGACAACAGGCGTCGTCAGGCTCAAGGCGATGGCAAATGAAGGAAAACTGCGTTTTCCTGTTCTCGCAGTCAACGATTCGTACATGAAATATCTCTTTGACAACAGGTATGGAACAGGGCAGTCATCTTTTGACGGCATAATGAATGCAACCAACCTCCTTCTTGCAGGCAAAAGGACAGTCGTTGCCGGATACGGCTGGTGCGGAAGAGGCATAGCCCAGAGAGCACGCGGTATGGGCGCAATTGTTACCGTCACGGAGATTGATCCCGTCAAGGCAGTTGAGGCAAACATGGACGGTTTCGAGGTTTCCAGCATGGACAGGGCCATCGCAAATGCCGACTTCGTCATTACAGCCACCGGCTGCAGGGATGTGGTGACATACGATCACATGCTGAAGGCAAAAAGCGGCTGCATTCTTTCCAATGCGGGCCACTTCAACTTGGAGATAGATGTTGAAGCGCTTCGAAAGAAGAGCAGCGGAAAGCAGGTCAGGGAATATGTGGAAGAGCATACGCTTGAAAACGGGAAAAAGATCAATCTGCTCGCCGATGGCCGCCTGGTCAATCTCGTAGCAGGACAGGGGCATCCCGCTGAAATAATGGATCTGAGCTTTTCACTGCAGGCAAGGGGCGCGGAGTTTCTGGCAGAAAACAGAGGCAGGATGGAGCCGGGTGTTCATGTCCTGCCGAGGGAGGTCGATGCGGAACTTGCACGTATGAAGCTGCGTGCACTCGGCATCGGCATAGATTCACTCACTGAAGTTCAGAAGAACTACCTTTCCTCCTGGACAATGGGAACATGA
- a CDS encoding GMP synthase subunit A, with amino-acid sequence MSEKDYSGIDIAVIDNGGQWTHREYRVIRDLGAVVKIVPNTADFSQIANADGIVLSGGSPSVGLQPERMGNAGKFVDLFPGPVMGICVGHHFLAHHLGGKVGRGLSAEYGRARLEVIENRGILAGLPPSFTVWESHKDEVKALPPGFVSLARTGVCEIEAMMSADRQIFGVQFHPEVEDTENGLQIFINFLEEVSKWKSAGN; translated from the coding sequence ATGAGTGAAAAAGATTATTCCGGGATCGATATTGCCGTGATTGATAACGGGGGGCAGTGGACGCACAGGGAATACAGGGTTATCAGGGATCTTGGCGCAGTGGTCAAAATCGTCCCGAACACTGCCGATTTTTCACAGATTGCAAATGCAGACGGAATAGTCCTTAGCGGTGGTTCCCCCAGCGTCGGTCTTCAGCCGGAGAGAATGGGCAACGCAGGCAAATTCGTAGACTTGTTCCCTGGGCCAGTAATGGGCATCTGTGTAGGTCATCATTTTCTTGCCCACCATCTCGGCGGAAAGGTGGGACGCGGTCTGAGCGCCGAATACGGAAGGGCACGACTTGAGGTAATAGAGAACAGGGGGATACTTGCAGGGTTGCCGCCTTCATTTACTGTTTGGGAGTCGCACAAGGATGAGGTAAAAGCACTGCCGCCGGGTTTCGTTTCCCTGGCAAGGACGGGTGTGTGTGAGATAGAGGCGATGATGTCTGCAGACAGGCAGATATTCGGTGTTCAGTTCCATCCTGAGGTCGAAGATACTGAAAACGGATTGCAGATATTCATCAACTTCCTTGAGGAAGTATCAAAATGGAAATCAGCAGGGAACTAA